The Candidatus Hydrogenedentota bacterium DNA window CGCAATCCCCTTTTCGTCTTCAACAGACACGTCATACGATTGGGAATTCAGCGCCTGAATCGTAAACGTCCCATCAGCTCCCGTTGTTGCACCGCCGGTGAACATCGGCATCATGGGATCCCTTGCCTCCACGCGTATATCGCCCGCAGGCTTACCGTCGGCGGCAATGACCGTGCCGGAAATCACGCCCGTGCCTTCCGGTTTATCCGAATCGGTCTGCACAACGACTTCCAGATTGCCCAAATCCTTGCCGTCTTCCACGGTCACCGGCGTGGTGCGATCACGGAAACCCGCGCCCATCGCCATTCCGTGGCCCGTCGGCCGAATCAAATACTCGCCCGCGCTAACGTTCTTGAATGTGAACTCGCCCTTATCGGACGACTTCGCCTCCTTCGGCGGCTGAAACCCGCTCCAAGCCTCTCTCGATACGGGAAACAGCAATAGGGGCTCGTTTGGCGCGATGTCTCCGGATGCGAAGCGCGTGATACCGGACACACTGCTCCCTTTGCTTAAGCGCACGGTCACTTCCGGCGCAGGCGCCCCCTTCTTCGCTACAAACGCATCGCTCGCTCCGCCAGCATATTCGTCCGCATCGGCGCGCGCACGGTATTCGGTATCGTATTCAAGCCCGATAATCTCAAACCGGCCCTGCTCATCCGTCCTGTCATCCATTCCCTCAAATGCGTCCACGTTCATCGTATTCAAGGTGCGCATCGCCGTCTGAAAGAACTGCGTCGGTATGGTTGCCACCCGCGCATCTTTCACGGGCTGGCCGGATCCATCCAACACGAGACCCGACACACTCGCGCCTTTGCTCAGGGCAAAATCGACGTGCTCATACACGCCACCCGCCGCCACCTCGAGTTGCCGCTCATCGTCCGGGCCCACGATGTATCCCACGCGCCTGCCGCCCACGACGATGCGAAATGAACCAACAGGGACACCATCCAGCACGTACGTGCCGTCTGCCTCCGTGCGCGCGCGCAGCCCACGCCCGCCGCGTTCCCGGTCCATCATCATTTCCATGAAGTTCTGCTGCGAGTTGAACGCGCGCACCATTATCCCTTCCAAGGGCGTTCCATCATTCTCGTCGGTCACTTTGCCCGACACGGTGCCTCCGGGCTGCAACTGAAAGTCAACACGCACCCGACCCTTCGTGTTTGTATCCAACGGCTGCTCATAGCGCGAATACCCTTTTGCAGTGCACAGCACCCCGCGAAATTCACCTTCCGGGACGTCCAGCGTATAAGCACCCTTTTCGTCCGACGTGGTTTGCGTTGGCTGAGCGCTTTCCTCCGAATCGTCTCCGCCACGCCTTTCACGTTTCTGAAGAGAGATGTCCGCGTCTGCGATGGGCGCACCCGAAACCGCGTCGATCACTGCGCCATAGAGCTGAATGCCTGCCGATGAAGCCTCCGGCGGCTGCACACTTGCTTTGGCCGCTTGATCCGGCTTCGCCTCGGGCTGCTTCGCCTCTTCGGGTTTGGGGCTTTGCCCTTGGCTCGCCACAGGAGCCCTATCGCCCAGTCGTGTGTATAGCGCCGCGCCAATGGCGCACGCGATCACTAACCCCAGCACGACGCCAATCGTCTTTGTTGCATTCATGGTTCGCTAGCCTGCCTCTCTGTTGGTCCCGCCAGACCATACACTTCCATAATAACCATAAGACGCCCCGATAACACTGCCGGTTACGGACATGTCCCGTCGCAACGGTCCGTTGCCAGGGCGGAGGGTCCAATCGGTAGGGGTCTGGACTGGCACAAGTCTCATCCTTTGGACCCTGCACGGATGGAAATGGTTTATCGCAACTCAGAAGATCAACCATGAGAAGGAGTTGTTTAGTTTAGGTACAACAAGACAGCCCACCTTGGCTATGCCAAGATGGGCGTTTGGAATGGACCGATTCTATTCGTGCGAGCGGACTTAGTAGCTGTGTTCCTCGACCTGTCCGGCAACCGCGTCATACGCAACCGCCGCCGCTAAACTCGATTTCGGGATTGCCAGCATAAGCCGATCACAAGTCGCCACATCGTTGAATACCATGAATGTGTAGGTTGAACCCGTCGTTGACTGACTGAGATTCATCGTGACGGCACCTGCAACCACTTCTTCGGTCTCTTGTTCCTCTTTTACTGGAGGCTCCCCGGGATGGGGTTGCGCTTCAGAAAACGGTGCAACCGGTGGAACTGGCGGAACTGGTGGCACAGGGGGCTGCAAGCGACCGCCAACACCTAACTGGAAGAATGGAGACGCCGCCGAAGGGGCTTCCACGACCACAATGAGTCGTTCGCTTTCGGCGATCTTGTCCATACGATGGCCGTATTTCGCCAGCGTCTCCACGATAGTCCGACGAAGTGTGTCCAACTCTGCTTTGTCGAATGCCGCGGCAGGCGCCGAGATATGCGGTAGGGCTCGTCGACTCATCAGAACGTTCTCCTTTTCCCTCATCGCCGCAAGACGACCCGCCAACACGTTCGTACTGGACACAGCGACGCCCCCCATGCCACCGCCCGCTACTGCACGGGGGACCGGCATGTCGCCAGCGCCAGACGCCACTCCTCCGCCAAATCCTCCTCCGCCGTAGGATGTGCGAGCGTTGGTATGCATCTCCCACAAATCAGTATCGACTTTAGTTGGATCAGTCGGCGGATTCTCTTTCACGGGTACTTCCTTGATTGGAAAGCCAACCTGAACCGTGAAGATTGCGCCGACTGTGGGGACATACTGCGCGCGAACCGCCGGTTCAAACGGGGATAGACCCGGTCTTTGACCGCGCCAGCCGTCCAGCCCCGAAGCGTCGAGACTATCTTCCAAAACGCGCGCCATGATCTCGGCTTGACCCGAAGGCGTTTGATTGGAATCGCTGGGCGCCGCTTGCTGCGCCCGTGCGATCGGCATCGCAATACCGGCCACGGCCACCGTCAAGGCGAGTCCCGCTCTCCAGTGTCTTCGTACATCAAGGTATCTCATGTTTACCATCCTCCCTTTTATAAGGGTATCTTCTTTGTTGGTATTTCGATGCGAATGTGCGGCCCGGACGTCTCGGGCCGAGACGATCAATACTGCGGTTGGCCACCCGCGAGTTGAATTAACTGCTGCACGTCGCGGTACCGAACTGCTGACTCCACCTGTTGCCAATGTGCCAGTGCCTCGACCGTGCCCTGAACGTTCTGCGCGAGGGCGTCATATTGACCACGCAACACTCCAAGTTGCTGTTCCGTTGCGGCATGCAGTGTCGTCAACTTCTCTAGTTCGGAGGCCAACACGGCCACGGACTGCTCATGAGCCGTGCCTTCGGATTCGCCCCAGGCAAACGTTGCGCCACCGATGGTCACAGTGAACCTCACCTGCCCCAGCGCGATTACCAGCAAGGCCACGGCTGCCGCCGCCCACACCCATTTCGGAATAGCGGCAAACAGCGGCGTCACCGCGTTTTCCTTATTCGAGTTGTGAGCCTGTCGCGCTTTCGACAGAATCGCTGCGACATCGGACGGCTCGTTCGCATTGACCTCGTTAGCCCACCCATTCACCGCCGCCAAAGTCTGTTGAATGCGCACGAGATCTTCCGGATTCCTTGCCAGTTCCGCTTCCACGTCGGCGCGCTCCGCTTCAGGCAATTCGCCCATCACGTAAGCGAGCCACTTGTCGCGCTGCGGTTCATATTCGTTGGTCATCGTTCAAGACTCCTCATCGATTCGCGGTGGCAGGCCAGCGGTTCACGTAGCCGATGCAGCGTCGAATAGACGCGTGATTTCACGGTGGTTTCGGGTGCGTTCACGATCTCTCCAATTTCCCGATAGCTGAGTCCCTGCTGGAACCGGAGCAAGAGCAACTCCTGTTCGTTGGCATCCAGCAGCGCCAACTCCTTCCGGACAGCCGTTTCGACTTCATCGTGCAGGGCCGCCTCCTCGGGGCCGCGAACACGGCCCGAGCCGTTACCAGGAACGCTCGCTTCAAGTTCAAAGCCACGCTCCTGTCGCAACTGGCCGCTCCTACGCCAGGTATGGAGCCGATTGATGGCGATGCGAAACAGCCACGTCGAGAATGCGCTGCGCCCGTCGAAGGTCGCGGCATACTGATAGACCCGCACCAACACGTCCTGGCGCAAGTCCTTAGCGGCTTCCGCGTCGCCTGCTGCCCGCGCCAAGAAACGCAAGAGGCGCTCGTCCCATCTCCGGACAAGTTCGACAAACTTACGTTCATCGCAGTCCGCGGCAAACGCGAGCATCAAGTCACGGTCGCTCATCTGTCCTTCCACGAAACCCACCTTCTGTCCGGTCCTCCTGCCTTGTTATACCTCGCTTGGAGCGGATTCGACGAAACGCAATCTGGCCCAACCCGTCCATGGGGGTGATCCCCCCCCGTCTTTTTGACGATTCAAGGGGGGGTGCAGCGTTTCGGTCCTCACGTTTCGCATACCAAGCGTCGGGGAAAACCAACTCACCGATATGCCCCTATATTTAAGAGCGAGTTCATTGCACTGGCGGCCGAGACGAGCGGATAAGTCAAGAGAACGTAACAAGGATGAACAGGGTGGACAGGATGGAGTTGCAGGGAAAACACACGCAGCGAAGTCTACGGAAATGAGGACGGATCATTGCCGCGAAAGAACGCATAGAATGCTTAGTGCGGTATAGCCGCAACCAAATCGATTCAACCACGGATGAACACCGATGAACGCCGATAAGAGGATTAATCAGGCTCGAATGACTTCAAACCACGGGGAGCACGGGGAACTGCAGACGAGCCCGTGTCTCGAAAAGACGGAAATGAACCGAATTGGAAACCAACTTCTGTGTTGTGGCGGGGTCTCCTGATTGTGTTGTGGCGGGGTCTCCTGACCCAGCCACTTCTCACGACCGAATGGTCTCCAGTGTTGTTGCAAGGTCTCCAGACCCAAGCTCTCTGACAATCGGCGTGCATCGGTGTTCATCGGTGGTTGAATTCCGCAGACCCAAGAATCTGCGACTAATGTGCGCTCCCTGCGCCTCAGCGTGAGAGATCTTACTTCCGGGACACCCCCTTGAACCGTCAAGCTCTGATAAGGGTGCACCCAGTCCGCCCGGCACGGAGAGGCTGTCTCACAATTATGTCGACAGTGTAGTTTGTACAGGGTTTCGGGCCTGCTATGTAGTGATTTTCAGTATTGGGAAGTACGGGGTGTGGTGTTGTCGTCGGATAGATGTCATCAGCCGCTTGAGATTGGCTGCGATGCATATTAGGGTCCATTGAGCCCGTACGGCTTCTAGTCCGTGTGCCGTGAAGCGCCTGAATCCCATCGTGTGTTTTATCAGGGCGAACACGGGTTCCACGATGGTCTTGCGTCGTGAGAGCGTTCGCTGGCCCTCCGTCGTTTCTAGCCGTGAGTCGTGGCGGGCAACGGCTTCGACGTAAGGACTTCGCTCCACAGTACGGCCTTTGGGGCTGCTCGTACATAGAGTCTTCTTGCTGCACGTCTGGCATGATGCGCACCGGTATCTTCTTACGGCGTAGTGTCCGTGTCGATTGGCGCGTGTGCCGATGTATGTCAACATTTGGCCCTCAGGGCACCGATACACATCGCGCTCTTTCTCGTATGCAAAGCAGCGCATATGGTAGGGCGCTTGGGTCGCACTGGGATTGGTGTGTGGATTGCCATTCACCAATACTGCGTATCCGCGTTCTTCTGCGTACGCTATCGATTGCGCGCTGCGATATCCGGAATCAGCAATGGTATCCGCTGCGTATCCTCCCGTGGTCTTGGCCACTTGTTCTATCATCGGCGTCAGTTGCGCGTGGTCCGTCGGAGCGTTCACTACGTCCTCGGCCACGATAATTCCGCTTTGACCATCAACCACAGCCTGCGCGTTGTATCCCAGCCTCAGTCCCTCATCGGTCTTCATCCAGCGGGCTTCGGGCTCGCGTGGCTGCACGCTGTTCGCTTTGTCCTGCTCCATCGCTTCCAACACCGCTCGGATCTGTTCCCGGCGCGATTGCACGTCCTGTAGTTCTTCAGGTAACGCATATTGCCCATCATCGTCCGGCGCCTCTTCCTGCGCGAGCCGCATAAATTCTTCTGCGGCCGCATCCAACTCGGTCAACAACGCCTCCACCTGCTCTTGGTCAAGTACGCCGCGTCGGC harbors:
- a CDS encoding IS1182 family transposase; this translates as MRREIRADYEQSYLLPPSLEDWLSEDHPTRFIRDFVDSLDLQAHGFVVRDRSGEAGRSNYAADLLLKVWLYGYLSRVHSVRALERACREHISLLWLTGTHAPDHNTLWRFLRGNRTALKRLFETTVRTALRLNLVGMVLHAVDGTKMKAWCSRRGVLDQEQVEALLTELDAAAEEFMRLAQEEAPDDDGQYALPEELQDVQSRREQIRAVLEAMEQDKANSVQPREPEARWMKTDEGLRLGYNAQAVVDGQSGIIVAEDVVNAPTDHAQLTPMIEQVAKTTGGYAADTIADSGYRSAQSIAYAEERGYAVLVNGNPHTNPSATQAPYHMRCFAYEKERDVYRCPEGQMLTYIGTRANRHGHYAVRRYRCASCQTCSKKTLCTSSPKGRTVERSPYVEAVARHDSRLETTEGQRTLSRRKTIVEPVFALIKHTMGFRRFTAHGLEAVRAQWTLICIAANLKRLMTSIRRQHHTPYFPILKITT
- a CDS encoding carboxypeptidase-like regulatory domain-containing protein gives rise to the protein MNATKTIGVVLGLVIACAIGAALYTRLGDRAPVASQGQSPKPEEAKQPEAKPDQAAKASVQPPEASSAGIQLYGAVIDAVSGAPIADADISLQKRERRGGDDSEESAQPTQTTSDEKGAYTLDVPEGEFRGVLCTAKGYSRYEQPLDTNTKGRVRVDFQLQPGGTVSGKVTDENDGTPLEGIMVRAFNSQQNFMEMMMDRERGGRGLRARTEADGTYVLDGVPVGSFRIVVGGRRVGYIVGPDDERQLEVAAGGVYEHVDFALSKGASVSGLVLDGSGQPVKDARVATIPTQFFQTAMRTLNTMNVDAFEGMDDRTDEQGRFEIIGLEYDTEYRARADADEYAGGASDAFVAKKGAPAPEVTVRLSKGSSVSGITRFASGDIAPNEPLLLFPVSREAWSGFQPPKEAKSSDKGEFTFKNVSAGEYLIRPTGHGMAMGAGFRDRTTPVTVEDGKDLGNLEVVVQTDSDKPEGTGVISGTVIAADGKPAGDIRVEARDPMMPMFTGGATTGADGTFTIQALNSQSYDVSVEDEKGIADVKGVAVGSTITLQLQPPARISGSVVTAQGDAVASCSVSLKNLAEDNDQSPQNIALAVRDLFDGGRGGANTDAYGHFEFTKVKPGRYLVSAKSTSSGTAESEEISISTGETVDTVRLVLDPGVSVSGVVVGPGGEPLAGASVQLTPLGTNQMADMMSAMMPAGMVKTAGATMTGPTGEFTMSRVPAGQYKLSGSHSTFARTSTTVTVNKGVDVTGVRLALQKPGKARGTYAVNGKPQPNVMIMAMGPNGVQMTQTNAQGEFDISGLSSGSYMVTAFDPAQFAEASQNGMQFTPRVIDVSEGQVAEVDMGGGADVAAGSAPVSGTISGTNGTTVVALRRPGGPSMENINVLNISDMIESLRYLEGQTIVNGDGTFSLDGVKPGEYVLEVYSMDANIGRPGMLGMMNNMPTPVYRETISVGAEHTPVNIDLTP
- a CDS encoding sigma-70 family RNA polymerase sigma factor, coding for MSDRDLMLAFAADCDERKFVELVRRWDERLLRFLARAAGDAEAAKDLRQDVLVRVYQYAATFDGRSAFSTWLFRIAINRLHTWRRSGQLRQERGFELEASVPGNGSGRVRGPEEAALHDEVETAVRKELALLDANEQELLLLRFQQGLSYREIGEIVNAPETTVKSRVYSTLHRLREPLACHRESMRSLER